CGAGGTTGAAATCCCGATGGACCACTTCGATCTCGATCTCCCGTCGGTTGAGGAGGCCATCGCCGCCATCCGGAGGAGGGTGGCCGCGGAGCTGGAGTCCACCTTCGAGCGGCTGGTGGCTCACTGCTCGAGCAGGGCGGAGGTGGCGGCCTACTTCCTGGCGATCCTGGAACTGGCCCGATGGGGATTGGTATCCGTATCCCAGGAGGATCCGGAGGACATCTCGGTCCGTCACTCCGAAGGCAGCCCCGCCGGTGGCCGGGTCGGCCTGTGAACACTCCCGCCGCCCTCGAAGCGATCCTCTTCGTCGCCGAGCATCCCGTTCCGGAGTCCGAGCTGGCCCAGGTCCTGGAGACACCGCTCACCACGGTCAGGGACGTTTTGAACAACTGGGCGCGCGAGTTGGAGGCCGATGACCGCGGTATCGCGCTCCGCCACGTGGCGGGCGGGTGGCGCCTCTACACCAAACCGGAGGCACTGCCTTACCTTGAGCGTTTCGCCACCACCGACGACGGGGCCCGGCTGTCGCCGGCCGCCCTCGAGGTGCTGGCCGTGGTGGCGTACCGCCAACCTGTCACGCGCGGCCAGATCTCCGAGCTGCGCGGGGTTGACTCCGCCTCCGCCCTCCGGACCCTGGTACGCCGCGGCCTGGTCGCCGAGGAGGGCCGGCTCTCCACCCCCGGCAATCCCGCCATCTACGGCACCACGGGACG
This region of bacterium genomic DNA includes:
- the scpB gene encoding SMC-Scp complex subunit ScpB, with the protein product MNTPAALEAILFVAEHPVPESELAQVLETPLTTVRDVLNNWARELEADDRGIALRHVAGGWRLYTKPEALPYLERFATTDDGARLSPAALEVLAVVAYRQPVTRGQISELRGVDSASALRTLVRRGLVAEEGRLSTPGNPAIYGTTGRLLEALGMASLADLPPLTDHMPAPEMAEALDRPPTRSGELPTTEG